The following are encoded together in the Actinoplanes sp. N902-109 genome:
- a CDS encoding NAD(P)/FAD-dependent oxidoreductase, whose amino-acid sequence METVRKRVAVIGGGIAGLAAAVRLRDRAPSDTEIIVYEQSGRLGGKLRTGELAGTRVERGAESMLMSGPDGGESAAVRFARRLGFGDTLMHPAPIPAALAIGGSLERVPAGTLVGVPGDLSLLGTVAQPAVGADRDEGHPLLADGADIAVGELVRARYGDQVADRLVDPMLGGVYAGHADRLSLATTMPALARTARTEHTLQGAVRAAQAATVRVPGRPVFAAPAGGMSSLIGAAAAASGARISLGLPVREIMPTAHGWRLLLGPVPAPQIDDVDAVVLAVPAAPAARMLSGVDLSAAATIELLDYASVALAAFAFPAGTELPELSGFLVPPGEGTLVKAATFITRKWPGLDRPDGPVVVRVSLGRAGEEERLQFDDAVLTATAHAELGRLLGRELPAPVGSWLQRWGGGLPQYAPGHLDRIALARAALSEHPGLALAGAAYDGVGLPACVASGEKAADDVLKHLEER is encoded by the coding sequence GTGGAGACCGTGCGAAAGCGGGTAGCGGTCATCGGCGGAGGCATCGCCGGGCTCGCTGCGGCCGTCCGGCTGCGCGACCGGGCCCCCTCCGACACCGAGATCATCGTGTACGAACAGAGCGGCCGCCTCGGTGGCAAGCTGCGCACCGGCGAGCTCGCGGGCACCCGGGTGGAGCGGGGCGCCGAGTCCATGCTGATGAGTGGCCCCGACGGCGGCGAGTCCGCGGCGGTCCGGTTCGCCCGGCGGCTCGGGTTCGGCGACACGCTGATGCACCCGGCGCCCATCCCGGCCGCCCTGGCCATCGGTGGCTCGCTCGAGCGGGTCCCGGCCGGCACGCTGGTCGGGGTCCCGGGTGACCTGTCCCTGCTCGGCACCGTGGCGCAACCCGCCGTTGGCGCCGACCGGGACGAGGGCCACCCGCTGCTCGCCGACGGTGCCGACATCGCCGTGGGTGAGCTGGTCCGCGCCCGCTACGGCGACCAGGTCGCCGACCGCCTCGTCGACCCGATGCTGGGCGGGGTCTACGCCGGCCACGCCGACCGGCTCTCGCTGGCCACCACCATGCCCGCGCTGGCTCGCACCGCCCGCACCGAGCACACCCTGCAGGGGGCCGTGCGCGCCGCGCAGGCCGCCACCGTGCGGGTGCCGGGCCGCCCGGTCTTCGCCGCGCCGGCCGGCGGCATGAGCAGCCTGATCGGCGCGGCCGCCGCCGCCAGCGGGGCCCGGATCAGCCTGGGCCTGCCGGTGCGCGAGATCATGCCGACCGCGCACGGCTGGCGGCTGCTGCTGGGCCCGGTGCCCGCGCCGCAGATCGACGACGTCGACGCCGTGGTGCTGGCCGTGCCCGCCGCCCCGGCCGCACGCATGCTGTCCGGGGTGGACCTGTCCGCCGCCGCCACGATCGAGCTGCTCGACTACGCCTCGGTGGCGCTCGCCGCGTTCGCCTTCCCGGCCGGCACCGAGCTGCCCGAGCTCTCCGGCTTCCTGGTGCCGCCGGGCGAGGGCACCCTGGTCAAGGCCGCGACCTTCATCACCCGCAAGTGGCCCGGCCTCGACCGGCCCGACGGCCCGGTGGTGGTACGGGTCTCGCTCGGCCGGGCCGGTGAGGAGGAGCGGCTGCAGTTCGACGACGCCGTGCTCACCGCCACCGCGCATGCCGAGCTGGGCCGGCTCCTCGGCCGCGAGCTGCCCGCCCCGGTCGGGTCCTGGCTCCAGCGCTGGGGCGGCGGCCTGCCGCAGTACGCTCCCGGCCACCTCGACCGCATCGCGCTGGCCCGCGCGGCGCTGAGCGAGCACCCCGGTCTCGCGCTGGCCGGCGCCGCCTACGACGGCGTGGGCCTGCCGGCCTGCGTGGCCAGCGGCGAGAAGGCCGCCGACGACGTCCTGAAACACCTGGAGGAACGATGA
- the msrB gene encoding peptide-methionine (R)-S-oxide reductase MsrB, with protein MATNETTLPTTEEEWRVRLTPDEFRVLRQAATERPWTGEYVNTKTEGMYTCRACGADLYPSDTKFDSHCGWPSFDDAIPGAIKEIDDFAHGMVRTEIRCARCDSHLGHVFRGEMMTPKNTRHCVNSLSIRLAEK; from the coding sequence ATGGCGACCAACGAAACGACGCTGCCCACCACCGAGGAAGAGTGGCGGGTCCGCCTCACTCCGGACGAGTTTCGCGTGCTGCGTCAGGCGGCCACCGAGCGACCCTGGACCGGCGAGTATGTGAACACCAAGACCGAGGGCATGTACACGTGCCGCGCGTGCGGTGCCGACCTCTATCCGAGCGACACCAAGTTCGACAGCCACTGCGGCTGGCCCTCGTTCGACGACGCCATCCCGGGTGCGATCAAGGAGATCGACGACTTCGCCCACGGCATGGTGCGCACCGAGATCCGCTGCGCCCGCTGCGACAGCCACCTGGGCCACGTGTTCCGGGGCGAGATGATGACGCCCAAGAACACGCGGCACTGCGTGAACAGCCTGTCGATCAGGCTTGCCGAGAAGTAA
- a CDS encoding SDR family NAD(P)-dependent oxidoreductase, which translates to MTSRVVVLTGASSGIGRAAALAFAARGDKVVLAARGLADLERVAAACGGSAVVVPTDISVRAEIEALADAAVQQFGRIDVWSDSAAVMAYGRFEDVPPDVFDKVVSTDLLGAANVARAALRVFRSQGYGTLILSSSLLAHITAPYMSSYVTAKWGARGLARVLHQETRDAKDIHVCQLVPGSVDTPIYTSAANYAGFVGRPPPPVDTAERMGAAVVRLADRPRRELSVGLANGFTEFGFTVFPPLYDVLVGPLMSRFGLARRPTPPGAGNVNGPRPRVEGGPLRVGRGVFATAGALAVAGGMAALALSKQKVRSRTP; encoded by the coding sequence ATGACGTCGCGAGTGGTGGTTCTGACCGGTGCATCCAGTGGAATAGGCCGGGCGGCGGCCCTGGCCTTCGCCGCTCGCGGCGACAAGGTCGTGCTCGCCGCCCGCGGCCTGGCCGACCTGGAGCGGGTGGCTGCTGCCTGCGGCGGCTCGGCCGTGGTGGTGCCGACCGACATCAGCGTACGGGCCGAGATCGAGGCGCTGGCCGATGCGGCCGTGCAGCAGTTCGGCCGGATCGACGTCTGGTCCGACTCGGCTGCGGTGATGGCGTACGGGCGGTTCGAGGACGTGCCCCCGGACGTGTTCGACAAGGTTGTCAGCACCGACCTGCTCGGCGCGGCGAACGTCGCCCGGGCAGCGCTGCGGGTGTTCCGCAGCCAGGGGTACGGCACGCTGATCCTGTCCAGCTCGCTGCTCGCGCACATCACCGCGCCGTACATGTCGTCGTACGTGACCGCGAAGTGGGGTGCCCGCGGGCTGGCCCGGGTGCTGCACCAGGAGACCCGCGACGCCAAGGACATCCACGTCTGCCAGCTCGTGCCGGGCAGCGTCGACACGCCCATCTACACCAGCGCGGCGAACTACGCGGGCTTCGTCGGCCGGCCCCCGCCGCCGGTGGACACCGCGGAACGGATGGGTGCGGCCGTCGTACGCCTCGCCGACCGGCCCCGCAGAGAGCTGTCGGTCGGGCTGGCCAACGGCTTCACCGAGTTCGGCTTCACGGTGTTCCCGCCGCTGTACGACGTGCTGGTCGGGCCGCTGATGAGCCGCTTCGGGCTGGCCCGCCGGCCCACCCCGCCGGGGGCCGGCAATGTGAACGGCCCGCGGCCGCGCGTCGAGGGTGGTCCGCTGCGCGTCGGCCGCGGCGTGTTCGCCACGGCCGGTGCGCTCGCCGTCGCCGGTGGGATGGCCGCGCTCGCGCTGAGCAAGCAGAAGGTGCGGAGCAGAACTCCCTGA
- a CDS encoding LPXTG cell wall anchor domain-containing protein, giving the protein MSLTRRLAAGLPVAGVTAFAALALTGAPAAASGDEAAARAVNPAVMTTPCANGERDEDCGYGDADDVPNDNATTTSAPTRGNGGYGSVSPTPSKPTPTASVDTVPPGGESPETSPPASPSPSRSTPGGGVSAGGTLPRTGAPAGLTIALGALLVAGGVGAVYAGKRRRA; this is encoded by the coding sequence ATGAGTTTGACGCGCCGTCTGGCCGCGGGCCTGCCCGTTGCCGGCGTCACTGCTTTCGCTGCCCTGGCCCTGACCGGCGCGCCCGCCGCGGCCTCCGGTGACGAGGCAGCAGCCCGTGCTGTCAACCCCGCCGTCATGACGACGCCGTGCGCCAACGGCGAGCGCGACGAGGACTGCGGCTACGGCGACGCCGACGACGTGCCGAACGACAACGCCACCACCACCAGTGCGCCGACCCGGGGCAACGGTGGCTACGGCAGCGTCTCGCCGACGCCGTCGAAGCCGACCCCGACCGCCAGCGTGGACACGGTGCCGCCGGGCGGCGAGAGCCCGGAGACCTCGCCGCCGGCGTCGCCGAGCCCGAGCCGCAGCACCCCGGGTGGCGGCGTGAGCGCGGGTGGCACCCTGCCGCGCACCGGCGCGCCCGCGGGTCTGACGATCGCTCTCGGCGCGCTCCTGGTCGCGGGTGGCGTGGGCGCGGTCTACGCCGGCAAGCGCCGTCGCGCCTGA
- the hemQ gene encoding hydrogen peroxide-dependent heme synthase gives MSEQQTNAARINELNATIRYTMWSVFKATTPLPALRDELATEAGTLFEQLADKDVTIRGTYDVSGLRADADVMIWWHSSSSDALQDAYGLFRRTALGRHLTPVWSQMALHRPAEFNKSHLPAFLADETPRPYICVYPFVRSYEWYLLPDEERRGMLAEHGRMARGYPDVRANTVASFALGDFEWILAFEADELHRIVDLMRDLRASTARRHVREEVPFYTGRRRSLTELVANLP, from the coding sequence ATGAGCGAGCAGCAGACCAACGCTGCCCGGATCAACGAGCTCAACGCCACGATCCGCTACACCATGTGGTCGGTCTTCAAGGCCACCACGCCGCTGCCCGCGCTGCGCGACGAGCTGGCCACCGAGGCCGGCACCCTGTTCGAGCAGCTCGCCGACAAGGACGTCACCATCCGCGGCACCTACGACGTCTCCGGTCTGCGCGCCGACGCCGACGTCATGATCTGGTGGCACTCCAGCTCCTCCGACGCCCTGCAGGACGCCTACGGGCTGTTCCGCCGCACCGCCCTGGGCCGCCACCTCACCCCGGTGTGGTCGCAGATGGCGCTGCACCGCCCGGCCGAGTTCAACAAGAGCCACCTGCCCGCGTTCCTCGCCGACGAGACGCCGCGGCCGTACATCTGCGTCTATCCGTTCGTCCGCTCCTACGAGTGGTATCTGCTGCCCGACGAGGAGCGCCGCGGCATGCTCGCCGAGCACGGCCGGATGGCCCGGGGCTACCCCGACGTGCGGGCCAACACCGTCGCCTCGTTCGCGCTCGGCGACTTCGAGTGGATCCTCGCCTTCGAGGCCGACGAACTGCACCGCATCGTCGACCTCATGCGTGACCTGCGCGCCTCGACGGCCCGCCGGCACGTCCGCGAGGAGGTCCCCTTCTACACCGGCCGCCGCCGCTCGCTCACCGAGCTCGTCGCCAACCTGCCCTGA
- a CDS encoding LysR family transcriptional regulator codes for MPLPPGADLDLRLVGYFTVVAEHLNFGRAAAELRLAQPHLSRQIQRLESRLGVRLLDRTPQGSRLTPAGEAFLPEAQALLKLAGAATQAARDAEAPPLLTVGYVEGLVVTAAVRDLRRDRPGARVVTRYLAWNETDALLDRRVDVLVTRLPLPFPTETLKTTLLYEEPWVLVVPLSHPLAGRDVVTPADYAAERPAACTGAAGAFAAAEQPFPQAFPDKLQLVADGTAIAVRPAGDRRSTLREDLASIPIEGLPPCPVVVVSRPADPNPLVERFRTAAHASVAAAVAG; via the coding sequence GTGCCCCTTCCTCCCGGCGCCGACCTCGATTTGCGGCTGGTGGGTTACTTCACCGTCGTGGCCGAGCACCTCAACTTCGGCCGCGCCGCCGCCGAGCTGCGCCTCGCCCAGCCGCACCTGAGCCGGCAGATCCAGCGCCTGGAGAGCCGGCTCGGCGTACGCCTGCTCGACCGCACCCCGCAGGGCAGCCGCCTCACCCCGGCCGGCGAGGCGTTCCTCCCCGAGGCGCAGGCGTTGCTCAAGCTCGCCGGTGCGGCGACCCAGGCCGCCCGCGACGCCGAGGCCCCACCCCTGCTCACCGTGGGCTATGTCGAAGGCCTGGTGGTCACCGCGGCGGTGCGCGACCTGCGCCGCGACCGGCCCGGCGCCCGGGTGGTCACCCGTTACCTGGCCTGGAACGAGACCGACGCCCTGCTCGACCGCCGGGTGGACGTGCTGGTCACCCGGCTGCCGCTGCCCTTCCCGACGGAAACCCTGAAGACCACTCTGCTGTACGAGGAACCGTGGGTGCTCGTGGTGCCGCTGAGCCATCCGCTGGCCGGGCGCGACGTGGTGACCCCCGCGGACTACGCCGCCGAGCGCCCGGCGGCCTGCACCGGCGCGGCCGGCGCCTTCGCTGCGGCCGAGCAGCCGTTCCCCCAGGCGTTCCCGGACAAGCTGCAGCTCGTCGCCGACGGCACAGCCATCGCCGTACGCCCGGCCGGCGACCGGCGCAGCACCCTCCGCGAGGATCTGGCATCGATCCCGATCGAGGGCCTGCCGCCGTGCCCGGTGGTCGTCGTCAGCCGGCCCGCCGACCCCAACCCGCTGGTCGAGCGGTTCCGCACCGCAGCTCACGCATCCGTCGCCGCCGCGGTGGCCGGCTGA
- the ligD gene encoding non-homologous end-joining DNA ligase: MAKPAEEIEVAGHPVRLTSPDKICFPQRGYTKRDVFEYYLAVGDGIMRALHRRPTTLQRFPDGLDGEMFFQKRISTRGVPAWVQKAEITFPSGRTAEELCPADLAHVAWAAQMGTIVFHAWPVRADAPDQPDELRLDLDPQPGTDFSDVVSTAGVVREVLADLGWVGYPKTSGGRGVHVYVRIRPEWSFVQVRRAAIALAREVERRRPDRITTSWWKEERGERVFLDYNQMARDRTIACAYSLRANARATVSTPVTWDELGDVEPDDFDLRTVPARLAGTGDPHRTIDDIAYDLTELLEWVERDEKAGLGDLPYPPDHPKMPGEPKRVQPSKDRDLKGK; this comes from the coding sequence ATGGCCAAGCCCGCCGAAGAGATCGAGGTCGCGGGGCATCCCGTGCGCCTGACCAGCCCGGACAAGATCTGCTTCCCGCAGCGGGGCTACACCAAGCGGGACGTCTTCGAGTACTACCTCGCGGTCGGCGACGGCATCATGCGGGCGCTGCACCGCCGGCCGACCACGCTGCAGCGCTTCCCCGACGGTCTCGACGGCGAGATGTTCTTCCAGAAACGCATCTCCACCCGCGGCGTACCGGCCTGGGTGCAGAAGGCCGAGATCACCTTCCCGAGCGGGCGTACGGCCGAGGAGCTGTGCCCCGCCGACCTCGCCCACGTCGCCTGGGCCGCCCAGATGGGCACGATCGTCTTCCACGCCTGGCCGGTGCGCGCGGACGCCCCGGACCAGCCCGACGAGCTGCGCCTCGACCTCGACCCGCAGCCCGGCACCGACTTCTCGGACGTCGTCAGCACCGCCGGGGTGGTCCGTGAGGTGCTCGCCGACCTCGGCTGGGTCGGATACCCCAAGACGTCCGGCGGGCGCGGTGTGCACGTCTATGTCAGGATCCGGCCGGAGTGGTCCTTCGTGCAGGTCCGCCGGGCCGCGATCGCGCTGGCCCGGGAGGTCGAGCGGCGCCGCCCCGACAGGATCACCACGTCGTGGTGGAAGGAGGAGCGCGGCGAGCGGGTCTTCCTCGACTACAACCAGATGGCCCGTGACCGGACCATCGCCTGCGCCTACTCGCTGCGCGCCAACGCCCGCGCCACCGTGTCCACCCCGGTGACCTGGGACGAGCTGGGCGACGTCGAGCCCGACGACTTCGACCTGCGCACCGTCCCCGCCCGGCTGGCCGGCACCGGAGACCCCCACCGGACCATCGACGACATCGCGTACGACCTCACCGAGCTGCTCGAATGGGTGGAGCGCGACGAGAAAGCGGGCCTGGGCGACCTGCCCTATCCCCCCGACCATCCCAAGATGCCGGGCGAGCCCAAGCGGGTACAGCCGTCGAAAGACCGTGATCTCAAGGGGAAGTGA
- a CDS encoding PH domain-containing protein: MDAARFQPTWRQALGRGLFLGALGAVVLVALALIFGAAWVWPLCAVGPLLAGALTEAVLRRCTGTEISAAGIRTVTPFRAGTQPWSHVVDLRAERRGARTVVSVYLDSGASVQLRAPYSGELFAADPQFEQKVFRLAHLWRSHRFGGVPT, translated from the coding sequence ATGGACGCTGCGCGATTCCAGCCCACCTGGCGCCAGGCCCTCGGCCGTGGCCTCTTCCTCGGCGCGCTCGGTGCCGTCGTCCTGGTCGCGCTCGCGCTGATCTTCGGTGCGGCGTGGGTGTGGCCGCTGTGCGCGGTCGGCCCGCTGCTGGCGGGTGCGTTGACCGAGGCGGTGCTGCGCCGCTGCACCGGCACCGAGATCAGCGCGGCCGGTATCCGCACCGTCACGCCGTTCCGCGCCGGTACCCAGCCGTGGAGCCACGTGGTGGATCTGCGGGCCGAGCGCCGCGGTGCCCGCACGGTTGTCTCGGTCTATCTGGACTCCGGGGCGAGCGTGCAGTTGCGGGCGCCGTACAGCGGGGAGCTGTTCGCCGCTGACCCGCAGTTCGAACAGAAAGTCTTCCGGCTCGCTCACCTCTGGCGCAGCCACAGGTTCGGGGGAGTTCCGACCTGA
- a CDS encoding alpha/beta hydrolase, with protein sequence MVLAALVAAVIATAGCTLPVFAPDDDSAAPTTGGSAPPAVPGTQAQWTPCPDVPQKLVGRGASGMSYDCASVAVPQDWNNPRAGETYDVAMIRVRSESQTGRIGSLLINPGGPGGSGVELAVYLSYGQTLGGLPTEITDKFDIIGFDPRGVGRSSPVKCISNADQDASFAMQPDPTTEAEFQQAVTLNKKIATGCGQKYGAQLATFSTEQAAHDMDAIRTAVGDPKTTYLGFSYGTLLGATYAQLFPGKVRALVLDGAIDPQQDTVTASETQAKGFERAFTNFTKWCKANASRCPIAADPRKAVTDALAKAQASPLPGSDGREATSGWVFLSVISSLYTETGWLQLARAIDGLRDGDPDGVFQLADQYAERKADGTYSNLFDANFAVNCADTAETLTVDRVRQLQGQWRTKYPLFGASMALGLLPCVFWPAKHDPFPTGPATGAPPIVVVGTTGDPATPYENTAHLASMLGTGHVLTWEGEGHTAYPSTSCIVSAVDKYLIDLQVPQEGLRCPAR encoded by the coding sequence ATGGTCCTGGCCGCCCTGGTCGCGGCGGTCATCGCGACCGCCGGCTGCACGCTGCCGGTCTTCGCCCCCGACGACGACAGCGCAGCGCCCACGACAGGCGGCAGCGCGCCGCCCGCTGTTCCGGGCACCCAGGCCCAGTGGACCCCCTGCCCCGATGTGCCCCAGAAGCTGGTCGGCCGGGGCGCATCCGGGATGAGCTACGACTGCGCATCGGTCGCGGTGCCGCAGGACTGGAACAACCCGCGGGCCGGTGAGACCTACGACGTGGCCATGATCCGCGTCCGGTCGGAGTCGCAGACCGGCCGGATCGGCTCGCTGCTGATCAACCCGGGCGGCCCGGGCGGTTCCGGCGTCGAGCTCGCGGTCTATCTCTCGTACGGTCAGACGCTCGGCGGTCTGCCCACCGAGATCACCGACAAGTTCGACATCATCGGGTTCGACCCGCGCGGGGTGGGCCGGTCCAGCCCGGTCAAGTGCATCAGCAACGCCGACCAGGACGCCTCGTTCGCGATGCAGCCGGATCCGACCACCGAGGCCGAGTTCCAGCAAGCGGTCACGCTGAACAAGAAGATCGCCACGGGCTGCGGCCAGAAGTACGGCGCACAGCTGGCCACCTTCAGCACCGAGCAGGCCGCCCACGATATGGACGCCATCCGCACGGCGGTCGGCGACCCCAAGACGACCTATCTGGGCTTCTCGTACGGCACCCTGCTCGGTGCCACGTACGCGCAGCTCTTCCCGGGCAAGGTCCGCGCGCTGGTGCTGGACGGCGCGATCGACCCGCAGCAGGACACCGTCACCGCGTCGGAGACCCAGGCCAAGGGCTTCGAGCGGGCGTTCACCAACTTCACCAAGTGGTGCAAGGCCAACGCCTCGCGCTGCCCGATCGCGGCCGACCCCCGCAAGGCGGTCACCGACGCGCTGGCCAAGGCGCAGGCCTCGCCGTTACCGGGCAGCGACGGGCGGGAGGCCACGTCCGGCTGGGTGTTCCTGTCGGTGATCTCGTCGCTGTACACCGAGACCGGCTGGCTGCAGCTGGCCCGCGCGATCGACGGGCTGCGGGACGGTGACCCGGACGGTGTCTTCCAGCTCGCCGACCAGTACGCCGAGCGCAAGGCCGACGGCACCTACTCCAACCTGTTCGACGCCAATTTCGCGGTGAACTGCGCGGACACGGCGGAGACGCTGACCGTCGACCGGGTCCGCCAGCTGCAGGGCCAGTGGCGCACGAAGTACCCGCTGTTCGGCGCGTCCATGGCGCTGGGGCTGCTGCCGTGCGTGTTCTGGCCGGCCAAGCACGACCCCTTCCCCACCGGGCCGGCCACCGGCGCGCCGCCGATCGTGGTCGTGGGCACCACCGGCGACCCGGCGACCCCGTACGAGAACACCGCGCACCTGGCGTCGATGCTGGGCACCGGGCACGTGCTGACCTGGGAGGGCGAGGGCCACACGGCCTATCCGAGCACCTCGTGCATCGTGTCAGCGGTGGACAAGTACCTCATCGACCTTCAGGTGCCGCAGGAGGGGCTGCGCTGCCCGGCTCGCTGA
- a CDS encoding potassium channel family protein, producing the protein MLLAPFRFVYRGLVWLANSPRTLILSYLLLIVTCSALYHGFEDNASYGDALWWAVVTASTVGYGDISPETWQGRLMAALLISIMVLIVVPLITAHFASKLIVDTDAFRHEEQEELKTNLRRVRQLLEELAEREGISEPGSAAPPAAPEGR; encoded by the coding sequence GTGCTGCTGGCGCCGTTTCGCTTCGTGTACCGGGGGCTGGTCTGGCTCGCCAACTCACCGCGCACGCTGATCCTGTCGTACCTGCTGCTCATCGTGACGTGCAGCGCGCTCTACCACGGCTTCGAGGACAACGCCTCGTACGGGGACGCGCTCTGGTGGGCGGTGGTGACCGCGTCGACCGTGGGCTACGGCGACATCTCCCCCGAGACGTGGCAGGGCCGGCTGATGGCGGCCCTGCTCATCTCGATCATGGTGCTGATCGTGGTGCCGTTGATCACCGCGCACTTCGCCAGCAAGCTGATCGTGGACACCGACGCCTTCCGGCACGAGGAGCAGGAGGAGCTCAAAACCAACCTGCGCCGGGTCCGTCAGCTGCTGGAGGAGCTGGCGGAGCGCGAGGGGATCAGCGAGCCGGGCAGCGCAGCCCCTCCTGCGGCACCTGAAGGTCGATGA
- a CDS encoding ATP-dependent DNA ligase — protein MDLPINPPVKPMLAKPVADIPAGQLYEPKWDGFRSIIFRDGAEVEIGSRNEKPMTRYFPEVVEAVLANFPERAVIDGEVIVADTERNTLDFEALQQRIHPAASRVKLLSGTTPAAFVAFDLLALGDEDLTVRPFAERRARLVEALADAKPPVHVTPATDDLETARRWFAEFEGAGLDGLIAKAKDLGYEPDKRVMAKIKHKRTADCVVAGYRVHKSADNRIGSLLLGLYDDRDVLVSVGVIGSFPMAVREELFIELQHLVTTFDEHPWNWAAHESGERTPRKNEVSRWNTGKDLSFVPLRPERVVEVRYDYMEGERFRHTAQFERWRPDREPRTCTYEQLERPVRFQLADVLTSR, from the coding sequence ATGGACCTGCCGATCAACCCGCCCGTCAAACCGATGCTCGCCAAGCCGGTCGCCGACATCCCGGCGGGGCAGCTCTACGAGCCCAAGTGGGACGGCTTCCGCTCGATCATCTTCCGGGACGGCGCGGAGGTGGAGATCGGCAGCCGCAACGAGAAGCCGATGACCCGCTACTTCCCCGAGGTCGTCGAGGCCGTGCTGGCCAACTTCCCGGAGCGCGCGGTGATCGACGGCGAGGTGATCGTCGCCGACACCGAGCGCAACACGCTGGACTTCGAGGCGCTGCAACAGCGCATCCACCCCGCCGCGAGCCGGGTCAAACTGCTCAGCGGGACCACCCCGGCGGCCTTCGTCGCGTTCGACCTGCTTGCGCTCGGTGACGAGGATCTGACGGTACGGCCGTTCGCCGAGCGCCGGGCGCGCCTGGTCGAGGCGCTGGCCGACGCGAAGCCGCCGGTGCACGTCACACCGGCCACCGACGACCTGGAGACCGCGCGCCGCTGGTTCGCCGAGTTCGAGGGCGCCGGTCTGGACGGGCTGATCGCCAAGGCCAAGGATCTGGGCTACGAACCGGACAAGCGGGTCATGGCCAAGATCAAGCACAAGCGTACGGCCGACTGCGTGGTCGCCGGCTACCGCGTGCACAAGTCCGCGGACAACCGCATCGGCTCACTGCTGCTGGGTCTGTACGACGACCGCGACGTGCTGGTGTCGGTCGGGGTGATCGGCTCGTTCCCGATGGCGGTGCGCGAGGAGCTGTTCATCGAGCTGCAGCACCTGGTCACCACGTTCGACGAGCACCCGTGGAACTGGGCCGCGCACGAGTCCGGCGAGCGTACGCCGCGCAAGAACGAGGTGAGCCGCTGGAACACCGGCAAGGACCTGTCGTTCGTCCCGTTGCGCCCGGAGCGCGTGGTCGAGGTGCGCTACGACTACATGGAGGGCGAAAGGTTCCGCCACACCGCGCAGTTCGAGCGCTGGCGGCCCGACCGGGAGCCCCGCACCTGCACGTACGAGCAGCTCGAGCGGCCGGTCCGGTTCCAGCTCGCGGACGTGCTGACGAGCCGATGA
- a CDS encoding SDR family oxidoreductase, whose translation MRKTSWTALPAGRLTQDMDKYEGKRVVITGGNSGLGLATAQLLVDAGARVLITGRNQETLDAAREKLGGRVVAVRSDAAKLADIDALADRVRTEFTAVDALFVNAGISGFVPFPAVGEETYDELFAVNTKGPYFTVQRLAPLLAPGSGVVLTTSVANVKGLPMVSVYAASKAALRSMTRSLARELLPAGVRVNAVSPGPINTGILDRTMPREAVAQIEAEMTQANPMLRFGEPDEVAKAVAFLAFDATYSTGVELAVDGGASQL comes from the coding sequence GTGCGAAAGACGTCTTGGACGGCGCTGCCCGCCGGGCGGTTGACTCAGGACATGGACAAGTACGAAGGAAAGCGCGTGGTCATCACCGGTGGCAACAGTGGTCTGGGCCTGGCGACGGCTCAGTTGTTGGTGGACGCGGGGGCGCGCGTCCTGATCACCGGACGGAACCAGGAGACGCTCGACGCGGCCCGGGAGAAGCTCGGCGGCCGGGTGGTCGCCGTCCGCAGCGACGCCGCGAAGCTGGCCGACATCGACGCCCTCGCCGACCGGGTACGGACCGAGTTCACCGCCGTGGACGCCCTGTTCGTCAACGCCGGGATCAGCGGGTTCGTGCCGTTCCCGGCGGTCGGCGAGGAGACCTACGACGAGTTGTTCGCGGTCAACACCAAGGGGCCGTACTTCACCGTGCAGCGGCTGGCGCCCCTGCTCGCGCCCGGCAGCGGGGTGGTGCTCACCACGTCGGTGGCGAACGTCAAGGGCCTGCCCATGGTCAGCGTCTATGCCGCCAGCAAGGCGGCGCTGCGCTCGATGACCCGCAGCCTGGCCCGCGAGCTGCTGCCCGCGGGCGTCCGGGTCAACGCCGTCAGCCCCGGCCCGATCAACACCGGCATCCTGGACCGGACGATGCCCCGGGAGGCCGTGGCGCAGATCGAGGCGGAGATGACGCAGGCCAACCCGATGCTGCGCTTCGGCGAGCCGGACGAGGTGGCGAAAGCGGTCGCGTTCCTGGCGTTCGACGCGACCTATTCCACCGGTGTCGAGCTCGCCGTCGACGGTGGCGCCTCGCAGCTGTAG